The Burkholderia latens genome segment ACGCGGCTTCTTCAGGACAGGCCGATGTGGCGGCCCGTTATCGCGTTCCCGCCGCGACACGCGTCATGCGGGCGCTGGCGTCGCGCTTGCGCGGGCCGCATGTCCGCGTGTCGGCGGGCGCCGCCCGGCGCAGCCACTGCGCGCGCAGCCCGCGAGCGCGCCGAACGTCACGAAGCCCGGCCGATAGCTCCCGGTGTTTTCCTTCGCGATGCCTCACCGGCACGCCGGTCTCGCCGATCGGCGCCTGCAGGCGTGTGCGGCGCTCCGGCGGTTTACCGGCGCGTCGCTCAGTCCTTCACGATTACGTCGATGCGCAGCGCTTCGCCGCCTTCGACGATCGCGAGCAGCCGATCGACGTTAGGGTGCGCGCCCGGACGATTGCGTGCGTCGGCGGTGTGCTCGGCGAACACGGCAAGGCCGTGCTCGGCAGCTTTCGCATCGAGCATGCCGAACACTTGCTTCAGGTAGTTGTACACGGCAAGCGAGCCTTGCTTGCCCGGCTGGTTCTCGATGCTGGCGACCACGTCGCCGTTCGCGCCGGCGAGATCGATTCGTGCGATGCCGTCGATGGCCGGCAGTTGCGCAAGGTTGTCCTTGAATACTTGAGTCGGTTGAATCACTGAAACACTCCGTCGGTTCGGTCATAGGGCGAATCGGCCCGTATCTTATCCGATCGCTATCCTCGCCGAGCCGAGCAGAGCTGCGCCGCAAGACACGTGCACCGGCGACCCGGACGATCCACACGTCGTTCGGTGCGACCGAGATGGCGGCGCGTGACATCGCGCGGATCATCGAGCCACGCGGGCCGCTCGGCGCCACGCTATCGGCGCGGATGTTCCATCGATATGCCCGCTTCGCGCGCGCGGTCGATGTCGGGGCTGCGATAGGCGCGTTCGGGAATCTCGGCGAGCCGCGACGGATGCACCTGCCGCGGCGCGAGGCCGTAGAACTTCTGGAAGCTCATGATCAATGGCGACCACTTGTCGGGATCGACGCGGTCCGGATGGCCGTCCATCAGCAAATCCGGATGCACGTGCACACGCTGAATGCGCACTTCGAACACGCGGATGCACCCGCGCAATTCTGCCGAGTCTTCGCCAAGGCCATGAGTGGCGGCGACGACCGCTTCCATATGCACCGGGCACTCGAGCGCCCGTGGCGGGGCGACCGTCTGCGATGCCGTTTCGGTGAGTCCGGCGGTGCCGAACTTGTCCGGCTCGTGAACATAGCCGCGCGCCCGCTTCGTCTCGGGCACCGGATCCGAACCGGTGGTGCGCGCGATCCGGTCGACCGCGTGCGCCTGCGTCGACGACGGCAGGTTCAGCACGCATTCGCCGGTGCGTATCAGATTGTGCGTAGTCCGGGAGCTGGCCGCGAGCCCGAGTACGCACCGCCAGCCGAGCCAGAATGCCGACGACATCGGCGCGAGATTGGCTGTGCCGTCCGGATTCAGCGTGCTGATCAGCACAACGGGTGTGCCGAAATAGAGGATGTTCGGTTCGGTGATGCGATGCGGAGCGTTCATGGTCGTCCTTCGTTGAAGGGATCGGTTCCCATGCTGATCGCGTCGCGGCTGCGCGGCACTCCGAATCTTGTCGTGTCATTCGAATCGGGCGGAATCGAGCGCCGGTTCAGCGCTGCCCGCACACCGCGGCGGCGGCCGGCGTCCCGCCTGCTTTTCCGCTACAGTAGGAAATCACCGGTCGCCCGTATCGCGTACGCCGGCACGCGGCGGCCACGTTCCGAAATTGCACACGAGGGCTCCGATGGACACTGAGCAACGTTACACCGCCAACGCGCCGACGCGCGCGGAAGTCGACGCACTGGCCGGTGCCACCGTCATCGAATTCGGCGCGAACTGGTGCGGGATCTGCGCGGGCGCGCAGCCGGCAATCGTCGCGTCGTTCTCCAAGCATCCGGCCGTGCGACACCTGAAGATCGAGGATGGCCCGGGCCGGCCGCTCGGCCGTTCGTTCGGCGTGAAGCTGTGGCCGACCCTGGTGTTCCTGCGCGACGGGATCGAGGTCGCACGCGTGGTGCGCCCAACCGATGCGAAGCAGATCGAAACCGACGGCTTCGCCGCCCTTGCGTGAGGCGCCGACCATGCAACAGGCCATCACGCACATCGCCGTCGAAACGCGCGGGAACGGCCTGGTCGAGTTCACGCCGCAGGTGCGCGCGTTCGTCGACCAGCAAGCGATCCGCACCGGGCTGCTGACCGTGTTCTGCCGCCACACGTCGGCGTCGCTGCTGATCCAGGAGAATGCCGATCCGTCGGTGCAGCGCGATCTCGAACGCTACTTCGCGACGCTCGCGCCCGAGGACGACGCACGCTACGAGCACGACACCGAAGGGCCCGACGACATGCCCGCGCATCTGCGCACTGCGCTGACACAGGTGCAGCTGTCGATTCCGGTCGAGCATGCGCGCATGGTGCTCGGCACGTGGCAGGGCATCTACCTGTTCGAGCATCGTCGCGCGGCGCATCGGCGCGACATCGTCCTGCATCTGATCGGCGAGTAGGCGGCGCGGGCGCTAGCGCGCACAGCCGCGCGGCGCATCGCTGCCGCGTTCAAGCGAGCAGCTTCTCGACGAGCGCGCCGAGTTCGCGCAGGTGAACGGGCTTCGGCAGGAATTCGTCGAACACGCGCGGGTTCTCGCGCAGCGCGGCCGATTCGTACGCGCTGACGCCGAGAATCGACGGAAACTTTCCGTCGCCGTTCGGCTGCGCGACCGCGCGAATGCGGCGCGCGACTTCGAAGCCGCTCAAGTCCGGCAGTTCGAGATCGAGCACGACGAGGTCGTAATGCGCGTCGTTGAAGCGCGTGACGCCGTCGTGCCCCGTGCTGCACAGATCGGTGTCCAGACCGAGCGCCGACAGCATCGCGCCGAGCGTTTCTCGCGCATTGTCGTTATCGTCGACCACGAGCGCGCGGCGGTTGTGATGAACGGCCGACGCGGGCCACGCGGGCGCGTCGGCGGCCGGGGCTCTGGCATCCGGCGCTTCGGCCGGCAGCGTGACGACGAACTCGCTGCCTTCGCCGACCGTACTGCGCACGTCCACATGGCCGCGCAGCGTCGTCACGATCTCACGTACGACGGCGAGCCCCATGCCGATACCGTCGACGTGCAGGCCGACCGCGTCGTTCGCGCGATAGAACGGCTCGAAGATCTTCGTCAGATGCTGCTTCCCGATGCCGGTGCCGGTGTCGCGCACGACGAGTTTCAGTTGCCGGCCGGCCGGTGCGTCGACGAGCGCGATCGATACGTCGATCGATCCGTCCACCGTGTACTTCACCGAATTCTCGATCAGGTTCGACAACACCTGTCGCAGCAGCTTGCGGTCCGAGCGGATCGCGAGGTCGTGCGGTTCGATCCGCTGCGCGACGTCGATTCGCTTCGCCGCGATCCTGTCGCGCAGCGGATCGAGCACTTCGGCGAGCAGCGACGCCATCCCGACCGTTTCGGCAACGGCGAGGCGCTTGGTCGAGCGCAACTTGATGTAGTCGGTAAGATCCTTGACCAGCGCTTCGAGCGACGATGCGGAATTCTGCAGCCGCCGGATCGTCTTCAGGTTCGCGTCGGATTGCGGCCGCGCGAGGAGGATCTCGATCGACCCGCAGATCGCCTGCAGCGGCGTGCGCAGTTCATGGCTGACCATCCCGAGGAACGCATTTTTCGCCTCGATCATTTCGAACGCACGATCCGATGCCTTGCGTTCCGCATCCAGCGCCGCATTCTGCCGTTCGAGCAGGTCGTCGCGCGTGCGCATCGTATAAAACAGCAGCAGGAACAGCGCGCACAGGATCACGCCGAGGATGATGCCGAGCACCACGATCGCCCGCTGCCGTTCCTTCAGCTGATGGAACGTGAAGTCGCGCTGCGCCATCTCGATTGCGCGGAAGTAGTTCGCGAGGCCGTTGACCTTAGGCCAGTACGCATTGACTTCGTCGATCACACGCTGCGCGCCATCCGGTGCGTTGCGCAGCAACGGCACCTCATGCTTCAGCCGTGTCATGAATTCGCCGAGCGCCGCGATTTCGGCGCGGGCGCGCGGGATGCGCAGCCAGTATTCGGAAACCTCGGATGGCCGCTGCAGGAACCCGAACGACACCGACAGGCTGTCGAGCTGCATCTGCACGTGATTGAAGTCGCCGTCCACGTGCGTCGCGTAGAGGATCAACTGGCGATCGAAGCGCGTGTAGACGTTCCGGTATTGCGATGCGGTCCAGAATACGCCCTCACGCGGGCCTTCGAGCACGCCCTCGTTGACCGACGTCGCAAGCAGGTCCCACAGCAGAAACGCCCACGCGGCGAATCCCAGGATCCACAGCGACCCCAGGACCACGATGATTTTTCTGTTCTTCCATCGCCCGCGCATGATGCCGCGCACTTACTTCACGGTCAGGCCGATGATCTGCCACGCGAATTTCGCTTCGCCGAGCGGCGTCTTCAGCTCGTCCGGATACTGGTCGCGCGGATACATGATCCACAGCGGGCCGTAATTGTCGTTGCCGAGCACCTTGCCGTTCATCGTGCGCGCGAGGATCACGCCATACTTGTCCGCGTCCGACACCGGGATCGTGAACGTGTATTCGTCGATGCAGCGGAATTCGATCTGCGTGCCGTGCGCGTCGACGGTCTTCAGGACGTCCGACAGGCGCGGGCCGGTGAAGGTCGCCTTCGGCGTCCAGCTCGTCGACGTGACGATCGTGTGCTGCGGCAGCGCCATCAGCGCCTGCTCGGAAAAGACGAACGCGGTCTTGCCAGGCTGATTGCTGCGGCCGATCTTGCCGTCGACGGTAAACGTGAACGACGCCGCCCAGCTCGCGGCGGCGATGCCCAGCAGGCCCGCAGTCAGCAGACTCTTGATCCAGATGGTCGAAATTCGCATGTGGTCCCTTCGTTCGTGTGTGATGACGGGCTGCCGTGGCGGCCTCAAGTCGCGGCAGCGGTCGCGGCCGCTGCCGGCTGCGCGAGCTTCAGTTCGCGCGCGACTTCGGCGAACAGGATCGGCAGGCGAACCGGCTTCTCCTCGCAGCGCGCGTTGTAGTGGGACACGATGTGCGCGATCTCGTCCTCGCTCGCTTCGCCGGTGGAGATTTTGCCGGTGAGCAGGAAAATCGGCGCACCGCTGTTTTCGCTCGACCGGATGCCACGCACGAGTTCGGCCGCGGTCTGGTCGCCCAGCATCCAGTCGAGGATGTAGCCGTCGAAGTCCTCGACCTCGAGTGCCTTGCGGAACGACGCGCCGTCGTAGTATGGAATTGCGTTCACGCCTTTCTCGAGGAAGTATTCGCATACGGTTTCGGCGACATCCCGCGAATCGTCGACGACCGCGATCCGCGCCGCATACACGTTCGGCTGGCTCGACCGCAGCTCGATGACGTCGACTGCGTAGGTGCGGCCTTCGCGCGCGTGCTGGCGTTCGGTCACGATCCATTCGCCCTGCCACTGCAGCGCGACGAAATCCGTGTCGATCTGGCTGCTGGCCTTCGCCGATATCGCGGCGCGGCAGCGAAAGCGGCGTGACTCGATCACGAGCGTCGCATCGATCATCTCGGCGGCCGCCGGTTGCGCGCCCTTGTCGTCGAGCAGGACCGCGGGCGGCACGCCGAAGTGCGTCGCGATGTCCTGCAATTGCGACAGGTTCCACGGGATCAGCCCTTTCATCTTGCGCGTGACGACCGAGAAACTGAGCCCCAGCACGTTGGCAATCGTCGTGTTGTGACTGCGCGGCGGAATGCCGTTGCGCGTCAGCAGATCGCGCACCTTGGTGGCGGTGATGAGGTCGGCGTTGGCCTGCTCGCTATTGGGCATCTCGAAGGGGTCTCCTGGGCTTGGGCGACGAAGAGCATATTCAAAAGTGACGCGTTGCGCAAACTTTGAAATCGCGATTGACCTTGACATGCCATATTTCTCGATTATTATTGCTCACCACGTCACTATTGTTTGGCGCGTCATGTTTTGAGGACAAGGTTGGCCGCAGTTGACCCGTACGAAACGACGCCGGCGAAGTGACCGAACGATTCAAAGAGAGAGCCTGAGAGAGCCTTGGATTGCGTGTCGGCGTGGGTGAATTGTATTCGCCTCGCCGCGCGCAAACCGGGTGCGCGCTCGCGGGGCGGGATAGCGCGACGCAGTACGGCGCAAATAAAAAAGTGGGGAAAGCACAAATGGTTCGCCGTTTACTCGCACCCGGGTTGCTGCTGCTGCTGGCCGCGTGTGCGCAGGATCCGTCAATTACGAGCAAGACAGTGCGGATTTGCGACGACACGGGCTGTTCTGATCGCCCGAAAGATCAGGTCTCCTACCAAAAGAAGGACGATTCGGACGACCGTGACGATCCGCGCATCGTCGCGTTGAAGCAGGCCGCGAAAACCCAGCCGAAGGCCGCATACGATCTCGGCCTGCGCTATTTCCGCGGCGACGGCGTGCGTCAGGACAGCTACCAGGCGCTCAAGTGGATGCGCGATGCCGCCGAGCGCGGCGACCTGAACGCGCAGAAGGCCCTCGGCAGTTTCTACCTGTTCGGTCTCGAGGAGATGGGCTCCGATCCGCGCGAAGCGGACAAGTGGCTGTCGATAGCGGCCGCGCGCGGCGACAAGGAATCGAAAAAGCTGCTCGCGCTCGCGCGCAACGCGAAGAAAGAAGACGAAGAAGACTGGAAATGGCGCACGCAATGGCGTGACGTCTATTACGGCTACTGGTATTCGGGCTATCCGTACTACGGCGTCTGGAATCAGACGTACTGGTACTACTGACCGAACATGAAGCAACGGGGCAGCCGCGGGGAGACCACCATCGCGCGCCACGCCGGGGGGCTTATCGAAGTTCGCACGAACACATAAGCCGAACAACGACTCTATCGATCGACAACGACATGAAGACCATTCTTTCCCAACGTCTCACTCGAGGTGCGCTGGCTGCGGCGCTTTGCGCGTCGCTGGCCGGCTGCGGCGGCATGGTGTCGCCCGGCGGCCAGAACGCCGGCGTGACCGGCGCCGCAGCGGGCGGCGCGAGCGCCGGCGCGGACGCGCAGCTGCAGCGCTGCGCGTCGCCGCTGGGCACGATCGCCGTCGACGACGGCCGCAACGCCGACTGGTGGGGCCCGTTCGGCAGCGCAACCAAGGTGACGAGCATCGATCCGCTGCTGCGCCTCGCCGTCCAGCAGTCGAACTGCTTCGTGATCACGTCGATCGGCAATCAGAAGACGGATTCGCGCCTGACGCGCATCACGCAGATGCAGCGCAATTCGGGCGAATATCGCGCGGGGTCCAAGCAGCAGAAGGGGCAGCGCGTGGCGGCGGACTACTACATGGAACCGCAGATCGTGATCAACGATTCGCCGATCGGCGGCATCGGCAGCATGATCGGCGGCCTGATCGGCAACAGCGCGGTGGCCGCAGTGGCCGGGCACCTGCAGACGAAGGCTTCCGTGGTGACGCTCACGCTGTTCGACGTGCGCTCGGCCGTGCAGATCGCGGCGGCCGAAGGCAGCTCGACGGCGACGAATTACGGCGCGGCGCTGGGCGGGCTCGGCGGCGGCGTGGGCGGCGGCCTTGCCGGCTTCTCGACGACGCCGGAAGGCAAGGCGACGGTCGTCGCATTCATCGACGCATGGAACAAGATGGTCGTTGCGCTGCGCAGCTACAAGGCACAGGACGTCAAGGGCGGCCTGGGCCGCGGCGGGCAGTTGCAGGTGAACTGACCCCGCCCTCCGGCGGCGCATGCCGCCGGACGCTTGCCACGAACGGCATCGCGCGGATCCTGCCGCTCCGGACGCCGCGCGTATCGAATCGCGTGCCTCAGGTGCGTCGCGTCCTCCGTCGACGCATCTTTTGCCGCCGGCGTGCTGGCGGCGCTTCTTCTCTTGTGCGGCCCCACGCGATTTCATGAAGCGACTGCACCGACCGGACCGCGCGCTGCACGCGATGTTGCCGAGAGGATTCGTTCTAGTTCAAAACAGTCGTCCGAACAAATGGGACGTGTACTAAAAGGATAATGCACGACTGATTTTTAGCGTGTCGTTTGGCATGATCGGGATACCACCCATCCCGAATGATTCCATCGTGACGTCCGGCCCCGCAGTGAAATTGCCGCGTATCGGCAGTCAGGGCGCCGTCACGCCGAGCCATGCCATACAGCACGCTTCAGTCCATCCGCCGCTACCAGAGCATTTCGATGTTCGGTGGCGGCGTCGTCGTCACGATCCTGATCCTGATCGCCTGCGGGCTCGGGATCACGTCGATCGTTTACGGCTATCTGGACGGCGAGCGGCGCAACTTCCTGAACGGTGTCGAGGAAGCCGTCGACCAACTGCAGATCGCCGAAACGTCGTTCCGCAACGGCGTCACGAACACGCAACTGATCTGGCGAGAGACGGACGGCGCGTCCGGGCAGGTCGTGAACGAGTTCTTTGCAAACGGCCAGCAGCTTGCGATCACGCCGTATCCGTCGCTCGTGGTCGGCGTGCCGGGGCAAACCGCGCAGCGCGACGAGGTCGCGCGCTATATTGCACTTTCGTTCCGGCTGTCGCGTATCTGCGCAGCGAGTTCGATCAACCGCGGCCGCACGCTCGAGGGCTATCACTACAGCACGCGCACGGGAATGTTCGGTCTGGTGCCGCATCCGGCGCGCGACAACCCGGCGCTCGCGTCGGCCGACACACGCGCGCAGGTGCTCGCGGCGCTGCGCGTCGATTTCGACGACTCGACTCCGGCCGCGGACGATGGCCGGCCGCACGTCCGCTGGCTGCCCCCGTATATCAATCCCGTGACCGGAGAGGCTCGCATCCGGATTGCCGCCCAGGCGCGCGCCGACGGGCAGCCGTTTGCGGTGCTGGTCACCGAATACGCGCCGGAATACCTGCTGTCATGGCTGCCCGGGCGCGGGATGGCCGGCCTGTTCTTCATCGCGTCGGCCGACAACCGCGTAATCGCGATCGATCCCGGGGTCGAGCACACCAATGCGCTGACCGGGCGCCTGCTGAAACTCGATGTCGCGCCAGCCAGCCACGCGTCCGGCGAGCCGCGGTTTCGCGACGGCGCGATCGTATTCGACAGCAAGCTCGCGGACACCGGCTGGACAATTGCCTACGTGCTGTCGTGGCCCGACGTCGCGGCAGGCATCGGCGTGCAGGTTGGTGCGCTCGCGGGCTCGACGCTTGTTGCGATCGCCGTGATGTGGCTGCTGCTCGCGCGATTCCACCGGCGCGTGCTGGCGCCGGTCTACGCGCGTTCCGCGCGCGTGTTCGACAGCGAGGAACTGTGCCGAAGCGTGATCGCGATGGCGCCGGTCGGTATCGAGCTCGTGTCGCTGTCCGACCGTCGCGTGATGCTTGCGAGCGACGTGCTCACGCAGATGCTGCAGCCGCATGGCGGCGACCACGATGCATTGACCGCGCAGGTGCTCGACCGGTACGAAGCGTTCGTCGCTAACGGCGGCGCCGGCCGCACGATGATGTCCGAGCTGACGCTCGACGAGCACGGGGCGTCGCCGCTGCATCTCGAGATCATCGCGCATGCTGCGCGTTACCAGGGCGAGGACGTGCTGATCGCGATCCTTGCCGATACGACCGCACAGCGTCGGCTCGTGCATCAGCTCGAGGAGGCGGTGCGCGCCGCCGATTCGGCGAATGCGGCCAAGTCGTCGTTTCTCGCGGCCACGAGCCATGAGATTCGCACGCCGCTGAACGTGATCCTCGGCAATCTCGAGCTGCTCGAGCGCACGGCGCTCGATGCATCGCAGCAAAGCCGCGTGCAAACGCTGCGCGCGTCGGCCGAAGGGTTGCTCGCGATCGTGAGCGACATCCTCGATTTCTCGAAGATCGAGGCCGGTGCGATGTCGGTCGAGTCGATCGAGTTCGACGTGATCACCGTGATCGAGCGCGAACTCGCGGCATTCGCGCCGGTCGCGAAGGCGAAAGGACTGCCGCTGTTCGCCGATTTCGATGCGAGCGGCGCACAGCGAATGCGTGGCGATCCGACGCGCCTCGCGCAGGTGGTCGGCAACCTGCTGAGCAATGCGATCAAGTTCACGAGCGCAGGGCGCATCGTCGTGCGCGTGTCGGTCGGGCGCGATGCGCACGGTGCAGCAGAGCTCGCGATCGGCGTTCAGGATACCGGCATCGGCATCGATCGCGCGCAACGGGAGAGGTTGTTCAAGCCGTTTTCGCAGGTCGACGCATCGATCACGCGGCGCTACGGCGGCACGGGGCTGGGGCTTGCGCTCTGCGATCGGCTGGTTGCGGCAATGGGTGGAACGATCACGGTCGACAGTGCGCCGGCCATCGGCAGCCTGTTTACCGTGCGGCTGCCGCTGCGCATCGCGATCGTGCCGAAAGCCTCCGCCGATGCAGTTGCTTGCGCCGGCCGGACGCTGATCGTCGTGTCGGCCGAGGATGCGTGGCGCGCGTTCGCGTTTCCGCACCTGCGTGCGTGGGGTTTCGACGTCGCGATGCATCCGAGTCCGATCGGGATTGCCGCCGGGTGCCTCGCGCGTGCACACGCAATCGTGCTATTCGGCGATTCCGACCATTGGCGGCGCGACGAGCTCGACAGCCTCGGCTGTGGCGCGCCGATCGTGCTGGCGACGCCGGACGGCCCGCTGCAGCCGAACGTTGCGGGCCGCACGATTCGCGTGTCGAGCTATTCGCTGAACGGGCTGCGCACGGCGATCGAGCAGGCGCGCGTCGCTACGGCGGAATCGTCGCGCGGGCCCGGCCGCGCGGCCGATGCGGCTCCACCGGTAGTGCCGGTTTCCGGCACGCGGACGCCGCGCGTGCTGGTCGCGGACGACGCGTCCGTCAACGGGTCCATCTTCCGCGAGCAGCTGGACGTGCTCGGCTGTGTGGTGCGGTGTGTGTCGTCCGGAAGCGCAGCGCTCGACACGCTCGCCGGCGGCGCATGGGACGTGCTGCTGCTCGGCGCCGACCTGCACGACATGTCGGCGCGCGAACTGGCGGAAGCCGTCCACGCACGTGCGCTGCCGTGCGAGATGATCGTCGTCGCATCGCATCTTGCGCCCGACGACGTGCGGCATTACGCCGCATCGAACGTCGCATGCGTGTTGACGAAACCGGTGACGCTCGCCGATCTGCGTCGCGGCATGGCCCGCATCGCGCGACGGCGTGGAATCGCGTTTCCCGCGGGCGCTGCGGAGGAGCGGTCGGCGACGGGCGTCATGACGGCCGCAGCGACACATTGGCCGGGACGATAAGAAAAAGCGGCGTCAGGGTGACATAGATCACCTGCGTCAAAACGGGGAAGGCAGACACGCAGCATCGCTTCGGTGCCGCGTGGTTTCGACTGAGAAGGAAGGGTAAGGCCGTGCGCTATACGGGAAAGGTGTTCGGGCTGCTGCTGGGGTTTGCGACGCTGCCGGAGAAGTCCAGACGGGATTTCCTCACGAAGCTGAACGAATTCATGATGATGTCGCCATCGCAGAAGCGGCGGGTCATTACCGAGTGGCAGCACGCTGCGGATGAAGGATCGGGCGACCCCGACAAAACCGAGGTCAAAACTTAGCCGGCGGCTCGGTCCGCCGTGCGGGACGCGATGGATTGTCCGCGCTCAGGCACTGCCGATCCGCTGCTCGTGAGCGTCGGTCATCGCAGATTCATGCGGCCATGTCGTGCCGGGCGCATTGTCCTGCGCGTGGTGGTGCGTCGGAGCAGTGTGGGCGCAGGCGGCCGTGCCCCATCGGGCCGGCGCAGCACAGAACCCGTCTATTATCTTAAAATTGCGCTGCGCACCGCCCGGTTCGCCGAACGTGGCAGCGCAATCGTGCTGCGGGATCGGTTCGAATCACGGCACGTCGCACAACAGCGCACGTCAGGCCGCGTGTATCGGGAGAAGAACAGAGATGGATGAATTTTTTGTGCGAGTGATGGTGGCGGACGATCATCCTTCGTCCGCGCTCGGGATGTCGCAGGCGCTCGCGGGCAGTAGCACGATCAAGCTACTCGGTACCGTCTCGAATTCGACCGATCTGGTGGCGATGCTCGACGAGCAGCAGAGCGACGTACTCGTCGTCGATTACGTGATGCCCGGCGGCAAGTATGGCGACGGCCTGTCTTTGCTGTCCTTTCTCCAGCGTCGCTACCCGGCGCTGCGCCTCGTGACGATCACGATGATCGACAACCCGAGCGTGTTGCTCGCGATCCAGAGGCAGGGTGTCGGATGCATTCTGAGCAAGTCGGATGCCATTTCGCACCTGGTCGGCGCGGTTCATGCGGCGTTCGTCGGCGCGAACTATCTGTCTCCGTTCGTCAAGAAGCTGCTGGAGGAGTGCCAGCCGTCCGCGGGTGTCCGCACGCTGACCGCGCGCGAAATCGAAGTCGTGCGGCTGTACGGGGCCGGCCTGACGGTCGGTCAGATCGCTGTCCAGCTACATCGCAGCAAGCAGACGATCAGTTCGCAGAAGTCCAGTGCGATGAAGAAGCTCGGCATCGTCCGCGATGCCGATCTGATTCGCTACGCAGGCGAGGGCCGGTTGCCCGATTTGCCCTTGGGCGATGCATAGACGACCAAGTACCGACAGTGCCGGCTGCCGGTGCAGCGGATGATGCATACCGGGCGCCGATACGACCTCGACGACGCGCATGCCCACTAAACTGAAAACGCTGATCGCGCATGCCGCGGCCGGGCGCCGCAAGCCGTTCGAGCCCGGGCGCGTCCGCCGTCAGCAGCAATGGCTGCTGTATGGAAGCGGTGTCGCGATCACGATGTTCGTGCTGGTCTGCACGGCACTCGTCGCGCGGCTCGATCTTCAGGATTCGGTCGTGCAGTTCCGATCGGAGTTCCTGGTTCGCAAGGCCGACCTGCTGGCGGAAATGGAAGTGGTCAGGGCACTCCAGAACCGCTACCTCGAAAACATCGAGGTGATAGTGAGGCATGGCCCGGTCGCGTCGCCAGACGCCCGTTCGCGTTTCATCGACGATCGCGGCAGGCTGGTACGCTTCGGGCGGGCCGGGCGTGTGGTGTTCGCTGCATTCGCGGTTCCTTCATCGCTGCAACCGACGCCTCGTTACGCGCCCTTGCTCGGCAAGCTCCTGTCCCAAAGTGAGGTGACCGGCATCGTGCCGCCACAACAGCCCGGCGAGCCGGGAATGGGTAGCTATCTGGTCGACCCGGACGGCAATTTC includes the following:
- a CDS encoding thioredoxin family protein; the encoded protein is MDTEQRYTANAPTRAEVDALAGATVIEFGANWCGICAGAQPAIVASFSKHPAVRHLKIEDGPGRPLGRSFGVKLWPTLVFLRDGIEVARVVRPTDAKQIETDGFAALA
- a CDS encoding DUF2322 family protein; its protein translation is MIQPTQVFKDNLAQLPAIDGIARIDLAGANGDVVASIENQPGKQGSLAVYNYLKQVFGMLDAKAAEHGLAVFAEHTADARNRPGAHPNVDRLLAIVEGGEALRIDVIVKD
- a CDS encoding secondary thiamine-phosphate synthase enzyme YjbQ → MQQAITHIAVETRGNGLVEFTPQVRAFVDQQAIRTGLLTVFCRHTSASLLIQENADPSVQRDLERYFATLAPEDDARYEHDTEGPDDMPAHLRTALTQVQLSIPVEHARMVLGTWQGIYLFEHRRAAHRRDIVLHLIGE
- the atsR gene encoding hybrid sensor histidine kinase/response regulator AtsR (AtsR signifies Adherence and T6SS Regulator.), whose amino-acid sequence is MMRGRWKNRKIIVVLGSLWILGFAAWAFLLWDLLATSVNEGVLEGPREGVFWTASQYRNVYTRFDRQLILYATHVDGDFNHVQMQLDSLSVSFGFLQRPSEVSEYWLRIPRARAEIAALGEFMTRLKHEVPLLRNAPDGAQRVIDEVNAYWPKVNGLANYFRAIEMAQRDFTFHQLKERQRAIVVLGIILGVILCALFLLLFYTMRTRDDLLERQNAALDAERKASDRAFEMIEAKNAFLGMVSHELRTPLQAICGSIEILLARPQSDANLKTIRRLQNSASSLEALVKDLTDYIKLRSTKRLAVAETVGMASLLAEVLDPLRDRIAAKRIDVAQRIEPHDLAIRSDRKLLRQVLSNLIENSVKYTVDGSIDVSIALVDAPAGRQLKLVVRDTGTGIGKQHLTKIFEPFYRANDAVGLHVDGIGMGLAVVREIVTTLRGHVDVRSTVGEGSEFVVTLPAEAPDARAPAADAPAWPASAVHHNRRALVVDDNDNARETLGAMLSALGLDTDLCSTGHDGVTRFNDAHYDLVVLDLELPDLSGFEVARRIRAVAQPNGDGKFPSILGVSAYESAALRENPRVFDEFLPKPVHLRELGALVEKLLA
- a CDS encoding response regulator, coding for MPNSEQANADLITATKVRDLLTRNGIPPRSHNTTIANVLGLSFSVVTRKMKGLIPWNLSQLQDIATHFGVPPAVLLDDKGAQPAAAEMIDATLVIESRRFRCRAAISAKASSQIDTDFVALQWQGEWIVTERQHAREGRTYAVDVIELRSSQPNVYAARIAVVDDSRDVAETVCEYFLEKGVNAIPYYDGASFRKALEVEDFDGYILDWMLGDQTAAELVRGIRSSENSGAPIFLLTGKISTGEASEDEIAHIVSHYNARCEEKPVRLPILFAEVARELKLAQPAAAATAAAT
- a CDS encoding molybdopterin-dependent oxidoreductase; amino-acid sequence: MRISTIWIKSLLTAGLLGIAAASWAASFTFTVDGKIGRSNQPGKTAFVFSEQALMALPQHTIVTSTSWTPKATFTGPRLSDVLKTVDAHGTQIEFRCIDEYTFTIPVSDADKYGVILARTMNGKVLGNDNYGPLWIMYPRDQYPDELKTPLGEAKFAWQIIGLTVK
- a CDS encoding tetratricopeptide repeat protein yields the protein MVRRLLAPGLLLLLAACAQDPSITSKTVRICDDTGCSDRPKDQVSYQKKDDSDDRDDPRIVALKQAAKTQPKAAYDLGLRYFRGDGVRQDSYQALKWMRDAAERGDLNAQKALGSFYLFGLEEMGSDPREADKWLSIAAARGDKESKKLLALARNAKKEDEEDWKWRTQWRDVYYGYWYSGYPYYGVWNQTYWYY
- a CDS encoding flavin reductase family protein codes for the protein MNAPHRITEPNILYFGTPVVLISTLNPDGTANLAPMSSAFWLGWRCVLGLAASSRTTHNLIRTGECVLNLPSSTQAHAVDRIARTTGSDPVPETKRARGYVHEPDKFGTAGLTETASQTVAPPRALECPVHMEAVVAATHGLGEDSAELRGCIRVFEVRIQRVHVHPDLLMDGHPDRVDPDKWSPLIMSFQKFYGLAPRQVHPSRLAEIPERAYRSPDIDRAREAGISMEHPRR